Proteins co-encoded in one Dreissena polymorpha isolate Duluth1 chromosome 12, UMN_Dpol_1.0, whole genome shotgun sequence genomic window:
- the LOC127852428 gene encoding uncharacterized protein LOC127852428, with protein MGCWPISSRLISIRLRATPFNITIIQAYAPTTDYSDEVVEFFCEQLQEVINQTPKKHILVVQGDWNATVGEDAYKSWKGKFGQHCNIKSNERGLRLLVCASNNELMLTNKSGSHKPSRRQIYYIMMKKRFRSGVNVTKTRSFPGSDIGSDQELVLKTFKLHLKTANKLGPTRNKFDLERLTDPEVAKAFQAQIGGKFAALTILDAVDTDTDTLIDTVNTAVTETASEILGKHRSVKKTWVTADVLNLCDKRRDLKKIKNDTEGANHHKSVNHEIKKSMKRAKENWIEEQCQDIDDSLKKKQQKRLPTGERSDQHKARANHHNTRQRRKVSDGETRHLKEVDIILLRTLQLQNHGRPRGTECPFSNQQRRHPILRVEVEAIKSLKKGKSAWTIFQESWYRQGGRDNQCFTDHLQQDLADGGVAHTVDIVSYHHPPKERHLQLCQNCITISLISQPSKVMLKILLNIYDVDMENEKRQNISILTNRPREIQQD; from the coding sequence ATGGGATGCTGGCCAATATCCAGCCGGCTGATCAGTATCCGCCTAAGGGCAACCCCCTTCAACATCACCATCATACAGGCGTATGCTCCAACAACTGACTACAGTGACGAAGTCGTAGAGTTTTTTTGCGAACAGCTGCAGGAAGTCATAAACCAGACTCCAAAGAAACACATCCTTGTGGTGCAAGGCGACTGGAATGCCACAGTAGGAGAAGATGCCTACAAGAGCTGGAAAGGCAAATTTGGACAACACTGCAACATTAAGTCCAACGAGAGGGGCTTGAGGCTCTTGGTATGTGCCAGTAACAATGAACTCATGCTGACAAATAAGTCTGGCTCGCACAAACCATCAAGAAGACAAATATACTACATCATGATGAAAAAGCGCTTCCGCTCCGGTGTAAACGTAACCAAGACACGGAGCTTCCCAGGTTCCGACATTGGAAGCGACCAAGAGCTTGTTCTAAAGACATTCAAGCTACACCTGAAGACAGCCAACAAACTGGGCCCCACAAGAAACAAATTTGACCTCGAAAGACTGACAGACCCAGAGGTAGCAAAAGCCTTCCAAGCACAAATTGGAGGGAAATTTGCTGCGCTTACCATTCTAGACGCTGTCGACACAGACACAGACACGTTGATTGACACCGTCAACACAGCGGTGACTGAAACGGCCAGTGAGATCCTTGGAAAACACCGCTCAGTAAAAAAAACCTGGGTCACAGCCGATGTACTCAATCTTTGCGACAAACGGAGAGACCTGAAGAAGATAAAGAACGACACAGAAGGCGCAAATCATCACAAATCAGTCAACCATGAAATCAAGAAAAGCATGAAAAGAGCCAAGGAGAACTGGATTGAAGAACAGTGCCAGGACATTGATGATAgcctgaaaaaaaaacagcaaaagaGACTACCAACTGGTGAAAGATCTGACCAGCACAAAGCAAGGGCGAACCACCACAATACAAGACAAAGACGAAAAGTGTCTGACGGAGAAACAAGACATCTTAAAGAGGTCGACATAATACTGCTCAGAACTCTACAACTACAGAACCACGGGAGACCCAGAGGTACCGAATGTCCCTTCAGCAACCAACAACGACGACACCCCATCCTTCGTGTAGAAGTTGAAGCAATTAAATCGCTGAAGAAGGGGAAGTCAGCATGGACAATATTCCAGGAGAGCTGGTACAGGCAGGGGGGAAGAGATAATCAGTGCTTTACTGACCATCTGCAACAAGATCTGGCAGACGGGGGAGTGGCCCACACCGTGGACATAGTCTCTTATCATCATCCTCCCAAAGAAAGGCACTTACAGCTATGTCAGAACTGCATAACTATCAGCCTCATCAGCCAACCGAGCAAAGTTATGCTGAAAATCTTATTGAACATTTATGACGTCGACATGGAAAATGAAAAGAGGCAAAACATATCGATCTTAACCAACAGACCGAGAGAAATACAACAAGACTAA